GATCCGCATCGGCTCTTGTGGGGCGATGCAGGAGAGCGTGGGCATTCGCGATGTGATCGTGGCGATGACGGCGAGTTCGCTTTCGACCCCGTCGCGGGGGTTCTTCAAAGAGCTGAATTTTGCCCCTTGCGCCGATTTCGGATTGCTGCGCGGGGCAGTGGCGGCAGCCGAGGCCAGAGGGGTCACACCCCATGTCGGCGGGATCTATTCGGCGGATGTGTTTTATGACGAACGCCCTGATTTGAATGAACAAATGACGCGCCATGGGATTTTGGCCGTCGAGATGGAAGCAGCCGAGCTTTACACTGTTGCGGCGCGGTTCGGGGCGCGCGCGCTGGCGGTTTTGACCGTGTCGGACCATTTGCTGACCCATGAGGCATTGCCCGCCGAAGACCGCGAGCGCAGCTTTGGCGACATGGTTGAAATTGCGCTAACCGCTGCTTTCGCCTGAGAGCTGGGCACAAATCTTGTCGAGCGTTTCTGATCGCGGGCCGGGGCGGCGCTCTAGCGTGATGGCCTTGCCGGTTTCAAGCACGGGCGACAGAACCGCGACCAAGCGACCGGCGTCGAGGTGAGGTTGCACAAGGGGGCCATGCGCCATGAGCACCCCTGCCCCGTTGACCGCCTCCTGAACGGCGAGAGCATAGAGCGAAAACGCCGGCCCGGACAGGGAGAGACGGCGTTGCGGCGCGGCGTAAGCGAGCCAGTCTGACCAATCCTCGGCCCATGTGGCATCCCGCAGGCAGGCGTGATCTTCAAGGTCGGCGGGGGTGGTGATGGTGGCGGCGATTTGCGGGGCGCAAACCGGGAAAATGACATCCGGTTCAATGGCTTGCCCTTCATCATGACCCAAGAAGATCGACAGGTCAAACGGCTCGCGCATCAGGTTCGGCGGGGTTTCCAATGCGGTGATCGACAGGTCAAGATCTGGCATGGCGGTGCGCAGCGCGGGCAAGCGCGGAGAGAGCCAAAGCTGGGCAATTGCGGGCAAGGCGGCGATGTGCACCCGCTCTGGTCGGGCTGAGGCGCGCAGACCTTGCACGGCGCGTCCCATCTGGTCAAAGGCGCTCACCAGAGGGGCGAGGGTTTGTTTGCCAAGGCTTGTCAGGCTGAGCCCTTGGGCGTGACGCGCGAACAAAGCCGCCCCTGCCCAATCTTCGAGGGTTTTCACATGCTGGGCAACAGCACCGGGCGAAACGCCAAGCTCTTCTGCCGCTTTGGAAAAGCCGCCCAAACGCGCCGCCGCCTCGAAAGCGCGCAAGGCGTTGAGCGACGGGCCACGCGGGCGGGGTGGGTTAACGGCCATATCGAAGACTCAGTTTTTCTAGCCCTAATTTTCAGAAATACTGGTTTGCAAAGGGCAATTATTCAAGGTCTTTTCCGATTAACCAATGGAGTGACTGTCATGCAAAACCTTGTTCAACGCGGCTGGGTGCCAAAAACGACCGAAACGCTGGTTCAAACGGTCGCCGCCGATGTGTCAAACCAGACAAGTGACGCCATCGCCGCGCGGATCGAGGGCTTGGCAGTGGACAACAAGAGCATCCACGAAAAAGATTGCTTTAACCTTAATCCCGCGACCAACGTGATGAACCCACGCGCAGAAGCCTTGCTTTCCAGTGGGTTAGGCACGCGCCCCTCGCTGGGCTATCCCGGTGACAAATACGAAATGGGGCTGGAAGCGATTGAGGAAATCGAGGTGATCTGCGCCGAGCTTTGTGCCGAAGTATTTGACGCGAAATACGCCGAAATCCGGGTGCCATCCGGCGCGATTGCCAACCTTTATGGCTTTATGGCGCTGTGCAAGCCGGGCGACCAAATCATTGTTCCGCCTGGCAAAATTGGCGGACACGTGACGCATCACATGGCCGGGTGCGCCGGGCTTTATGGGTTGCAGATCCATGAGGCGCCGGTCGATGCCGATGGCTATTCGATTGACCTTGACGGGTTGGAGGCATTGGCGCGGCGGGTGAAGCCGGTGCTGATCACGGTTGGCGGTTCGCTCAACCTGTATGAGCATCCGGTGCGTAAGGTGCGTGAAATCGCAGATAAAACAGGGGCTTACGTGCTGTTTGACGCGGCGCATCAATGCGGGATGATCGCCGGGAAGGCGTGGTCGAACCCGCTGGCAGAGGGCGCGCATCTGATGACGATGAGCACCTACAAGAGCCTTGGCGGGCCGCCTTCGGGTTTGATCGTGACCAACGAGGCGGAGATCGCCAAGCGGCTGGATTCAATCGCTTTTCCGGGCATGACGGCGAATTTCGACGCGGCGAAATCGGCCGCTTTGGCGATGGCGATGCTGGATTGGAAGGACCACGGCGAAGCCTACGCGCGGGCGATGATCGACACGGCGCACGCCTTGGCCAAGGCGTTGAAAGACAACGGTATTGCGCTGTTCGAGGGGCGCGACGGGCCGACCCGAAGCCACCAGTTTGCGGTTCTGGCCGAGGGGTTTGGCGGCGGGCAAGCGGCGTCAAAGACCCTGCGAAAAGCCGGGTTTCTGGCCTGTGGCATCGGCCTTCCGATCAAGGAATTAGCGCATGATCTCAACGGGTTGCGAATTGGCACGCCAGAGCTTGTCCGGTGGGGGATGACGCCGTCTGACATGCCGGAATTGGGCGCGCGGATCGCGGCGGCTTTGAGGTCGAACAAG
This genomic window from Rhodobacteraceae bacterium D3-12 contains:
- the deoD gene encoding purine-nucleoside phosphorylase, with translation MTIHIGAKPGEIAETVLMPGDPLRAKWAAETFLTDVKCVNETRGMLGFTGTWNGHRVSIQGSGMGMPSLSIYANELIKDFGAKTLIRIGSCGAMQESVGIRDVIVAMTASSLSTPSRGFFKELNFAPCADFGLLRGAVAAAEARGVTPHVGGIYSADVFYDERPDLNEQMTRHGILAVEMEAAELYTVAARFGARALAVLTVSDHLLTHEALPAEDRERSFGDMVEIALTAAFA
- a CDS encoding LysR family transcriptional regulator; protein product: MAVNPPRPRGPSLNALRAFEAAARLGGFSKAAEELGVSPGAVAQHVKTLEDWAGAALFARHAQGLSLTSLGKQTLAPLVSAFDQMGRAVQGLRASARPERVHIAALPAIAQLWLSPRLPALRTAMPDLDLSITALETPPNLMREPFDLSIFLGHDEGQAIEPDVIFPVCAPQIAATITTPADLEDHACLRDATWAEDWSDWLAYAAPQRRLSLSGPAFSLYALAVQEAVNGAGVLMAHGPLVQPHLDAGRLVAVLSPVLETGKAITLERRPGPRSETLDKICAQLSGESSG
- a CDS encoding aminotransferase class I/II-fold pyridoxal phosphate-dependent enzyme, which encodes MQNLVQRGWVPKTTETLVQTVAADVSNQTSDAIAARIEGLAVDNKSIHEKDCFNLNPATNVMNPRAEALLSSGLGTRPSLGYPGDKYEMGLEAIEEIEVICAELCAEVFDAKYAEIRVPSGAIANLYGFMALCKPGDQIIVPPGKIGGHVTHHMAGCAGLYGLQIHEAPVDADGYSIDLDGLEALARRVKPVLITVGGSLNLYEHPVRKVREIADKTGAYVLFDAAHQCGMIAGKAWSNPLAEGAHLMTMSTYKSLGGPPSGLIVTNEAEIAKRLDSIAFPGMTANFDAAKSAALAMAMLDWKDHGEAYARAMIDTAHALAKALKDNGIALFEGRDGPTRSHQFAVLAEGFGGGQAASKTLRKAGFLACGIGLPIKELAHDLNGLRIGTPELVRWGMTPSDMPELGARIAAALRSNKPEELAGETAKYRGLFNRIHYVHGG